A region of Streptomyces deccanensis DNA encodes the following proteins:
- a CDS encoding alpha/beta hydrolase, with the protein MPHPPTATEVSSVSAADGTPLSVYRDTPVRPRRDGATVVLVHGASVTADLWRLHTRHLTGLGLGVLRYDQRAHGHTSRGRAPLTVEQLADDLHQILTRLVPTGPLVLAGHSLGALVLQELTALHPEHLARVRGMVLLSPTARGATVLPGRGPCAWLLAAARSLAALTCAHAPRAVDLLRRRLPATHPHRLAPGPNRSADGPPPCRHGVRHTATGDLAALWQSLRDYKPRDLTVLSQLGDRLLLMAGADDRHIPAAHTKQLAAHLPAAALDVLPRTTGLRRSRMTSGS; encoded by the coding sequence ATGCCCCATCCGCCTACTGCCACGGAGGTGTCGTCCGTCTCCGCCGCGGACGGCACACCCCTGTCCGTCTACCGCGATACGCCTGTGCGCCCGCGTCGCGACGGCGCGACGGTCGTCCTCGTGCACGGCGCGTCCGTCACCGCCGACCTGTGGCGTCTGCACACCCGGCACCTGACCGGTCTGGGCCTGGGCGTCCTGCGCTACGACCAGCGTGCGCACGGCCACACTTCCCGAGGCCGGGCACCGCTGACGGTCGAACAGCTCGCCGACGACCTGCACCAGATCCTGACCCGCCTCGTCCCCACCGGACCGCTCGTGCTCGCCGGCCACTCCCTGGGCGCCCTGGTCCTGCAGGAACTCACCGCCCTGCACCCCGAGCACCTGGCCCGCGTACGGGGCATGGTGCTGCTGTCTCCCACCGCACGCGGTGCGACGGTGCTGCCCGGCCGCGGCCCGTGCGCCTGGCTGTTGGCCGCCGCGCGCAGCCTCGCTGCCCTGACCTGCGCCCACGCACCTCGCGCGGTGGATCTCCTGCGCCGACGGCTACCCGCCACGCACCCCCACCGCCTCGCCCCAGGCCCCAACCGGTCGGCCGACGGGCCACCGCCGTGCCGCCACGGCGTCCGCCACACCGCGACCGGTGATCTCGCCGCCCTGTGGCAGTCCCTGCGCGACTACAAGCCGCGCGACCTCACCGTCCTGAGCCAGCTCGGCGACCGGCTGCTGCTCATGGCGGGAGCCGACGACCGGCACATCCCCGCCGCCCACACCAAGCAGCTGGCCGCCCATCTCCCGGCCGCCGCACTGGACGTCCTACCCCGCACCACAGGGCTTCGGCGTAGTCGCATGACGTCCGGTTCGTGA
- a CDS encoding type IV secretory system conjugative DNA transfer family protein yields the protein MPHTSPASSSSDGYDIAFNVLLGALAIAVPLSNLAWLCGNLAAWATHSGPWAPYQPINALLHPDQLWPTAGETTLLIGARIIPVTVMIALALTAAVVWSQHKNSGTGRKKKTAGMAKAKDIEPLMARAITAKARSLRPSLKNAKHIHAADTGILLGNLQGSKHEVRMGYEDVAVAIMAPRSGKTTSLAIPSILAAPGPVLLTSNKAAGDAYTATLDARQRTGRTWSMDPQQIAHAEREMWWNPLADARTLDGAGRLAGHFLAASVDASQQGDFWSKAGSNILSQLFLAAALDERPITDVMQWLAFPADRTPLDILRDHQFTAVAAQLKGTVEGPPETRDGIYETARQYAAALLNSDIAAWVTPQKDVSEFRPSEFVSSTDTLYLLSKDGGGGASALIAACADSVMRAATAQAERAGGRLDPPMLAILDEAANVCKISDLPDLYSHLGSRGIIPITILQSYRQGQKVWGDAGMDAMWSASTVKVIGSGIDDPDFADKLSRLIGDHDVETTSTSISDSGKSTSVSMRQERILPADAIRALPKGTALCFATGMRAAMLDLRPWYAEPDADALTAASARASKAITTRAIAKHAPQQSDYGPAA from the coding sequence TTGCCCCACACCTCCCCCGCCTCCTCCAGCAGCGACGGCTACGACATCGCCTTCAACGTGCTCCTCGGCGCCCTCGCGATCGCCGTCCCCCTGTCCAACCTCGCCTGGCTGTGCGGCAACCTCGCCGCCTGGGCCACCCACTCCGGCCCCTGGGCGCCGTACCAGCCCATCAACGCACTCCTGCACCCCGACCAGCTCTGGCCCACCGCCGGAGAAACGACCCTGCTCATCGGTGCCCGCATCATCCCCGTCACCGTGATGATCGCCCTCGCCCTCACCGCCGCAGTCGTCTGGTCACAACACAAGAACTCCGGCACTGGCCGGAAGAAGAAGACCGCCGGCATGGCCAAGGCGAAGGACATCGAGCCGCTGATGGCCCGGGCGATCACCGCCAAGGCCCGCTCCCTGCGCCCCAGCCTGAAGAACGCCAAGCACATCCATGCCGCCGACACCGGCATCCTCCTCGGCAACCTCCAGGGCAGCAAGCACGAGGTCCGCATGGGGTACGAGGACGTCGCCGTCGCCATCATGGCGCCCCGCTCCGGCAAGACCACCTCGCTCGCGATCCCCTCGATCCTCGCCGCGCCCGGCCCCGTCCTGCTGACCTCCAACAAGGCCGCCGGCGACGCCTACACCGCCACCCTCGACGCACGGCAGAGGACCGGCCGGACGTGGTCGATGGACCCGCAGCAGATCGCCCACGCCGAACGGGAGATGTGGTGGAACCCGCTCGCCGACGCCAGGACCCTCGACGGCGCAGGCCGTCTGGCCGGCCACTTCCTCGCGGCTTCCGTGGACGCCAGCCAGCAGGGCGACTTCTGGTCCAAGGCCGGCAGCAACATCCTGTCGCAGCTGTTCCTCGCCGCGGCTCTCGATGAACGGCCCATCACCGACGTCATGCAGTGGCTGGCCTTTCCCGCCGACCGCACCCCTCTCGATATCCTGCGCGACCACCAGTTCACCGCGGTGGCCGCCCAGCTCAAGGGCACCGTCGAAGGACCGCCCGAAACCCGGGACGGCATCTACGAAACCGCCCGGCAGTACGCCGCAGCCCTCCTCAACAGCGATATCGCGGCGTGGGTCACCCCGCAGAAGGACGTGTCCGAGTTCCGGCCGTCGGAGTTCGTCTCGTCCACGGACACTCTGTACCTGCTGTCGAAGGACGGTGGCGGCGGCGCCAGTGCCCTGATCGCGGCGTGCGCGGACTCCGTCATGCGCGCGGCGACCGCGCAGGCCGAGCGCGCCGGCGGACGGCTCGACCCGCCCATGCTCGCGATCCTCGACGAGGCCGCCAACGTCTGCAAAATCTCCGATCTGCCCGACCTGTACAGCCACTTGGGCTCGCGCGGCATCATCCCTATCACGATCCTGCAGTCCTACCGCCAGGGCCAGAAAGTCTGGGGCGACGCGGGCATGGACGCCATGTGGTCCGCGAGCACCGTCAAGGTGATCGGCTCCGGCATCGACGATCCCGACTTCGCCGACAAACTCTCCCGCCTCATCGGCGACCACGACGTGGAGACCACCTCGACCTCCATCTCCGACTCGGGCAAGTCGACCTCCGTGTCGATGCGGCAGGAACGGATCCTGCCCGCGGACGCGATCCGCGCCCTGCCCAAGGGCACCGCCCTGTGCTTCGCCACCGGCATGCGCGCCGCCATGCTCGACCTGCGCCCCTGGTACGCGGAGCCCGACGCCGACGCACTGACTGCCGCCTCCGCCCGCGCATCCAAGGCCATCACCACCCGCGCCATCGCCAAGCACGCCCCGCAGCAAAGCGACTACGGCCCCGCCGCCTGA
- a CDS encoding DUF317 domain-containing protein yields MRFLPHEAADELLVTPPCLAGGGDPRWVTVPLHQAGGWRYDHTPLSPIVHLVRPDQQAELSLYPDPDEPWWTILHAPTDEHPAWYARFGARIPVEILAAFTDALTEPAPEAAAASDPFETLYAAGWLEHSDVSASSPDSPVRVERAGQGQGLWFVTTSLPGDPDTVIWRAHLGADTPLHLVAAFTSALTDPAPLRRDPLALPFQARPHLQTAPAPTGPPGVLDPLEQRVQDLAARRRRGTPSLPPRRPQPPLRRTR; encoded by the coding sequence ATGCGTTTCCTTCCTCACGAGGCGGCCGACGAACTCCTCGTCACCCCGCCCTGCCTGGCCGGGGGCGGGGACCCGCGCTGGGTCACCGTGCCCCTCCACCAGGCCGGCGGATGGCGCTACGACCACACTCCGCTCTCCCCGATCGTCCATCTGGTCCGGCCCGACCAGCAGGCCGAGCTGAGCCTGTACCCGGACCCGGACGAACCGTGGTGGACGATCCTCCACGCACCCACCGACGAACACCCCGCCTGGTACGCCCGGTTCGGGGCGCGCATCCCGGTGGAGATCCTCGCCGCGTTCACCGACGCCCTCACCGAGCCCGCCCCCGAAGCGGCGGCGGCGAGTGATCCCTTCGAGACCCTGTACGCGGCCGGCTGGCTGGAACACTCCGACGTCTCGGCCTCGTCCCCCGACAGCCCCGTCCGTGTCGAGCGCGCCGGCCAGGGGCAAGGCCTCTGGTTCGTCACCACCTCCCTGCCCGGCGACCCCGACACGGTGATCTGGCGCGCCCACCTCGGCGCCGACACTCCGCTCCACCTTGTCGCCGCCTTCACCAGCGCCCTCACCGACCCCGCACCGCTGCGCCGCGACCCGCTCGCCCTCCCCTTCCAGGCCCGTCCCCACCTCCAGACGGCCCCCGCGCCGACGGGCCCGCCGGGCGTGCTGGATCCGCTGGAGCAGCGCGTCCAGGACCTCGCCGCCCGCCGCCGGCGTGGCACGCCCTCGCTGCCGCCGCGTCGGCCGCAGCCGCCACTGCGCCGTACGCGCTGA
- a CDS encoding DUF317 domain-containing protein, producing the protein MPVTERQLAGFRRDHESTILHSTSPRHLAGPGDARHVTHALLAAGWTITSDPASPETEVTSPDLQARLQAAPQFNPSGSWWRLTVEPPNSRSWYASFTHQVPAEILAGLTDTLLTPAPADPPDPWDHFRTAGWSVTQSENGTGFEARSLDRRAVVEYSRPYDDEISSSFSWRIRTREYPADAAESAFDGRPVWSGWLDGHAPAQAIAGFIAALTSAEPLLRGWGRHNWHHDVQHERTSRTGTDVADAHQQRLKHIQAQVRAARRRQRLDTTPSSAHVGASNSSAAHTR; encoded by the coding sequence ATGCCGGTGACCGAGCGACAGTTGGCCGGCTTCCGACGCGACCACGAGTCGACGATCCTGCATTCCACCAGTCCCCGGCACCTCGCGGGCCCCGGTGACGCCCGCCACGTCACCCACGCCCTGCTCGCCGCCGGCTGGACCATCACCTCCGACCCGGCTTCCCCCGAGACTGAGGTCACCAGCCCCGACCTGCAGGCACGGCTGCAAGCCGCACCCCAGTTCAACCCGTCCGGCAGCTGGTGGCGCCTCACGGTCGAGCCGCCCAACTCCCGTAGTTGGTATGCCTCGTTCACCCACCAGGTCCCGGCCGAGATCCTGGCCGGACTCACCGACACGCTCCTCACCCCTGCCCCTGCGGACCCGCCCGATCCGTGGGACCACTTCCGCACAGCGGGCTGGAGCGTCACCCAGAGCGAGAACGGAACCGGCTTCGAGGCCCGCTCGCTCGACCGACGGGCGGTCGTTGAATACAGCCGCCCCTACGACGACGAGATCTCCTCCTCGTTCTCCTGGCGGATCCGCACCCGGGAGTACCCCGCCGACGCCGCCGAGTCCGCTTTCGACGGTCGCCCGGTCTGGAGCGGCTGGCTCGACGGACACGCCCCCGCGCAGGCCATCGCCGGCTTCATCGCCGCCTTGACCAGCGCCGAACCGCTGCTGCGCGGCTGGGGCCGGCACAACTGGCACCACGACGTCCAGCACGAGCGAACCAGTCGGACCGGCACGGATGTCGCCGACGCTCACCAGCAGCGCCTCAAGCACATCCAGGCCCAGGTCCGCGCCGCGCGACGCCGTCAGCGGCTGGACACCACCCCCTCCTCGGCTCACGTCGGCGCCTCCAACTCCTCGGCGGCTCACACCCGATGA
- a CDS encoding DUF317 domain-containing protein produces MSRKQWTGWRTPRAGGEQAEQHYLIEPRHLAGGGNLGHVTEFLRASGWKDSSRQGGPFVFDSPDRTIRIGYDPHTQPGGWTISGKAAGAQPAWHATFGRQTPVEIVAGVTDALTRPRSAHAPNVWAPLEQQGWTSERGEDQSFTAVHPGRDTWLQYRPGERGQDLWWAGARTEHGQTWDAVFTPTTPLHLIEAFATALADPQPVMRPRGHVPPTSRVRTTSVSVLPSQLSAWQQARITAARAATWARFATTGARKPSRTAGAYATAGGRRR; encoded by the coding sequence GTGAGCAGGAAACAGTGGACCGGCTGGCGCACACCACGCGCCGGAGGCGAACAGGCCGAGCAGCACTACCTCATCGAACCCCGTCATCTCGCCGGCGGCGGCAACCTCGGCCACGTCACCGAGTTCCTGCGCGCCTCCGGCTGGAAGGACTCCTCCCGCCAAGGCGGCCCGTTCGTCTTCGACAGCCCCGACCGCACGATCCGTATCGGCTACGACCCGCACACCCAGCCTGGCGGCTGGACCATCTCCGGCAAGGCCGCCGGTGCTCAGCCGGCGTGGCATGCCACCTTCGGCCGGCAGACCCCGGTGGAGATCGTGGCCGGCGTCACCGACGCCCTCACCCGCCCCCGCTCCGCACACGCGCCCAACGTCTGGGCTCCGCTGGAGCAACAGGGCTGGACCAGTGAGCGCGGCGAGGACCAGTCGTTCACCGCCGTCCATCCCGGCCGCGACACCTGGCTGCAGTACCGTCCCGGCGAGCGCGGCCAGGACCTGTGGTGGGCCGGGGCCCGCACGGAACACGGGCAGACCTGGGACGCGGTGTTCACCCCCACCACCCCGCTGCATCTCATCGAGGCATTCGCCACGGCGCTGGCCGACCCGCAGCCGGTGATGCGACCGCGCGGACATGTCCCGCCCACGAGCCGGGTCCGCACCACGTCCGTCTCGGTGCTGCCCTCCCAGCTCTCCGCCTGGCAGCAGGCCCGTATCACCGCCGCCCGCGCCGCTACCTGGGCCCGCTTCGCCACCACCGGCGCCCGCAAGCCGTCCCGCACCGCGGGCGCGTACGCCACCGCCGGTGGCCGACGCCGCTGA
- a CDS encoding DUF317 domain-containing protein, which produces MPQRPPQAVPYVLASPGYLAGGGDWEHLTELLLHGHGWRNVSTIDQHTALASPDGRLHVILNRRADWAWTLHATTPDGQHWAVLLGAHMPVEYITAMVNALLQPPPTGDRAVLDPLRAAGWTEQATSPGASAVSPDGLVHFTEEPAHPSAPRPWRAACTVNGYRWWTATFSTRTPPGIVTAFTRSLASDDPLPRMAIGTPLYGCGPYTRLTPTPHTHEDEQALLKARIADVRSRRVTGPGPATPPPNPIGRTPATRTR; this is translated from the coding sequence GTGCCCCAACGTCCGCCGCAGGCCGTCCCGTATGTCCTGGCCTCGCCCGGCTACCTCGCCGGCGGCGGCGACTGGGAACACCTGACCGAGCTGCTGCTGCACGGCCACGGCTGGCGCAACGTGTCCACAATCGACCAGCACACCGCCCTGGCCAGCCCCGACGGACGCCTCCACGTCATCCTCAACCGACGCGCGGACTGGGCCTGGACCCTGCACGCCACCACCCCTGACGGGCAGCACTGGGCAGTGCTCCTCGGCGCGCACATGCCCGTCGAGTACATCACCGCCATGGTCAACGCCCTGCTCCAGCCGCCGCCCACCGGCGACCGGGCAGTCCTCGACCCGTTGCGTGCAGCGGGCTGGACCGAGCAGGCCACCAGTCCCGGGGCCTCGGCCGTGTCACCGGACGGCCTGGTCCACTTCACCGAGGAACCCGCTCACCCCAGCGCACCGAGACCCTGGCGCGCCGCCTGCACCGTCAACGGGTACCGGTGGTGGACAGCCACCTTCAGCACCCGCACCCCGCCCGGCATCGTCACCGCGTTCACCCGCAGCCTCGCCAGCGACGATCCGCTGCCGCGGATGGCCATCGGAACACCGCTGTACGGCTGCGGGCCCTACACCCGTCTCACCCCGACACCACACACGCATGAAGACGAGCAGGCGCTACTCAAGGCCCGGATCGCCGACGTCCGCAGCCGCCGCGTCACCGGACCAGGCCCCGCCACACCGCCGCCGAACCCAATCGGACGCACGCCGGCCACCCGCACGCGGTGA
- a CDS encoding AAA family ATPase, with protein MARLLADRPADTLTIGDMARQLGHSHGAVRNAALTLVRRGEADQGGSGQPEFRANAKTAAAARTAVISPPGTHAPRAQTATARTTIPATATPRQTGPIRRAGGQLYHPRELADLPDVEALNRLRDADVPVLLYGPPGTGKTSLVEAAFEDLLTVAGDGDTTVGDLIGEYTQDDAGAYVFQYGPLVTAMTEGRALLIDDATLISPKVLAALYPAMDGRRQIQVKAHKGETIKAEPGFYVVAGHNPGVHGAVLTEALASRFSVQIQIGTDYDLALALRIDARVVRVARHLAHQVELGELGWAPQLRELLSYQKTEAVLGTKAALANLVGIAPVEDRDAVADAVMKAVGVKKIAPLTLGKQLPASAARQPPGSTGSAHRGRSR; from the coding sequence GTGGCCCGACTGCTGGCCGACCGGCCGGCGGACACGCTCACCATCGGGGACATGGCCAGGCAGCTGGGCCACTCCCACGGCGCCGTCCGCAACGCCGCCCTCACCCTGGTGCGACGCGGCGAGGCCGACCAAGGCGGAAGTGGACAACCGGAGTTCCGCGCGAACGCGAAAACCGCCGCAGCCGCGCGGACCGCTGTGATCAGCCCACCGGGCACCCACGCTCCCCGCGCCCAGACGGCCACCGCCCGCACGACCATTCCCGCCACAGCCACTCCCAGGCAGACCGGACCGATCCGCCGCGCGGGGGGCCAGCTCTACCACCCCCGGGAGCTGGCCGATCTGCCCGACGTCGAGGCGCTGAATCGCTTGCGCGACGCCGACGTGCCGGTGCTGCTCTACGGCCCTCCGGGCACCGGCAAGACGAGCCTGGTCGAGGCGGCGTTCGAGGACCTGCTCACCGTCGCCGGTGACGGCGACACCACGGTCGGCGACTTGATCGGCGAGTACACACAGGACGACGCGGGAGCCTACGTCTTCCAGTACGGTCCGCTGGTCACCGCGATGACCGAGGGCCGCGCCCTGCTGATCGACGATGCCACCCTGATCTCACCGAAGGTCCTGGCGGCGCTGTATCCCGCGATGGACGGGCGCAGGCAGATCCAGGTCAAGGCCCACAAGGGCGAGACCATCAAGGCCGAGCCGGGCTTCTACGTGGTGGCGGGCCACAATCCCGGCGTCCACGGCGCGGTGTTGACGGAGGCGCTCGCGAGCCGGTTCAGCGTGCAGATCCAGATCGGCACGGACTATGACCTCGCCCTGGCCTTGAGGATCGATGCACGGGTGGTCCGGGTCGCCCGGCACCTCGCCCACCAGGTCGAACTCGGCGAGCTGGGCTGGGCCCCCCAACTGCGGGAACTGCTCAGCTACCAGAAGACCGAGGCCGTCCTCGGCACCAAAGCCGCGCTGGCGAACCTGGTCGGCATCGCTCCTGTGGAGGATCGCGACGCCGTCGCCGACGCCGTCATGAAGGCAGTCGGCGTCAAGAAGATCGCTCCTCTCACCCTCGGCAAGCAGCTCCCCGCCTCGGCTGCCCGGCAGCCCCCGGGCAGCACCGGCTCCGCACACCGGGGCCGCTCGCGATGA